GAGGCAATTAACGATACTGCTTTGCAGGATAATATCAACTCTAATATTAAGGCACATTTGAAGAATGTACAAAAAACAGAATTTGCCTACAACGACCTTGAAAAAACCAAAGATAACGCTTCGTATGTAAAGAATAAATCTATAATCAACTTACCTCAATTGTTAGTTACCTTTGAAGCAAGATTTGAAGCCAACGGCGGAAAAGTTATTTGGGCACAAGATGCCAAAGAAGCCATTTCGGAAATAGCGAAAATAATTAGCCGAAACTCCGAAAGAAATTTAATTTACGATAACTCCTTAATATTAAACGAAATTTCTCTAACCGAAAATATGAAAAAAGAAGGCGTAACTTGTTATCCTTCTGATTTTTATAGTTACTACGCAGAATCGCAAAACGAAGTTTCGACACATTATGCTTATCCTTTTGTACATAAGTCTAGAAGCGATATTAAAAACTTTATAGAACAAAATTTTAATAAAAACGAAAGCTATAATTTTCCTTACGAAGTAAAAGACAAACTAATACAGCAAAGCAAAAAATCAGATGTTTACGTTAGTTCGGCTAATTTTATTGTTGCCGACTGCGGTTGCCTATGTGTATCCGAAAATGAAGGCTCAAACCTTGTTTCATCGGCGTTATCCAAAGTTCAAATTTACGTTGTTGGTATTGATAAAATTGTACCGCAAATTAAGGATTTGTATTTATTGCTGCCTTTATATTCGACTTACTCGTACGGAAAAAAATTAAATACCTACAATAATATAATTTTCGGACCTAAAAATACGCTTGAAAACAGAGAAGATGAAGAAGTATATGTTATTTTGTTAGACAACGGAAGAACAAAGGTTTTGGAGCAAAAAAATCAGCGTAGAGCTTTGGCTTGCATCAATTGCGGGAACTGCTTAAACAATTCGTCTGTTTACAAAAGCATAGGCGGCAAAGTTTACGGATCGACTTATGTAGGACCTATTGGAGCCGTTGTTACACCTTTGCTCAACGGATTTAAGGATTGGAAACATCTTTGTATGGTTGAGTCGGCAAATCCGATTATTTCAAAAAAATGTCCAATCAATATTAACATACACGAACTAATACTTTACAATAGGTACTACACTTACAAGCACGGAATGTTGACGCGTACCGAAAAGAAATTATATTTGCGTTATAAAAAAGATATACTAAGCCGCAGAAGAATTGACAGGCTAAGTTTGAAACGTAAAATAAAAATGTATAACAAAATTAAGGAAGATTTGCAATTGGAAAACAAACAGTTTCCTAATTTTGCAATGTCAACATTTAAACAAATATACACCACCGAACAAAACGATTAAAATATTGATAAACAACCAAATACACATCTAATAAAATTACAACATATGAAAAGAGACACTAAAATTTTTGATTTAATTAAGTTGGAAAAAGAAAGACAGATGCATGGGATAGAATTAATTGCATCTGAAAACTTTGTTAGCGAACAAGTTTTAGAAGCTATGGGTTCGGTACTTACCAACAAGTACGCCGAAGGCTATCCTAATCGCCGCTACTACGGAGGCTGTCAGATAGTTGACCAAACCGAACAATTAGCTATTGATAGAGCAAAAGAATTATTCGGCGCAGAATGGGCAAACGTTCAGCCACACTCCGGAGCTCAGGCTAACATGGCTGTATTGCTTACAGTTCTTAAACCCGGTGATAAATTTTTAGGCTTCGACCTTTCGCATGGCGGACACTTATCGCACGGTTCGGCTGTCAACTCTTCGGGCATATTATACAATCCGGTTTTCTACCAAGTTGATGAAGATACAGGACTTGTCAACTACGATAAAATGGAAGAAATAGCGTTAGCCGAAAAACCGAAACTGATAATAGCCGGAGCATCGGCTTACAGTCGCGATTGGGATTTTGAACGTATGCGTAAGATAGCCGATAAAGTTGGAGCTATTTTGATGGCTGATATTGCACACCCTGCAGGTCTTATCGCTCGCGGCTTGCTCAACGATCCGGTTCCACACTGTCACATCATCACAACAACAACACATAAAACCTTAAGAGGACCTCGTGGAGGTATGATTCTTATGGGTAAAGATTTTGACAATCCATGGGGAATAAAAACCAATAAAGGCGTTGTTAGAAAAATGTCGTCGTTGCTTGACAGTGCAGTGTTCCCAGGCGTTCAAGGCGGACCGCTAGAGCACGTTATTGCTGCTAAAGCTGTTGCTTTTGGCGAAGCTCTTTCCGACGAGTTTATGCAATACATTATTCAGGTTAAGAAAAATGCCGATATTATGGCTAAGGCTTTTGTTGAAAAAGGATATAAACTTATTTCTAACGGAACCGATAACCACTTAATGCTTATAGACTTAAGGACTAAATTCCCCGATATTACCGGAAGAACAGTTGAAACTGTACTTGAAAAAGCCGATATTACCGTTAATAAAAACATGGTTCCATTCGATTCGCGTTCGGCATTCGCTACTTCGGGTATTAGAGTGGGAACACCTGCTATAACTACAAGAGGCGTTAAGGAAAAAGATATTCCAACCATTGTTGATTTTATCGATACGGTTATTTCAAATCACGAAAACGAAGATGTTATTAAGAAAGTAAGAAAACAAGTTAACGAGCTTATGAGCGAGTTTCCGTTGTTTGCATACTAATAGATGACAATTAATCATTTTTTAAGGAGTTTGCAGTTTGTACAAAACGTTAAGCAAACTCCTTATTTTATAGCACTTTTATGATTACTATAATTAAAGAAATTAAGCAACTGCAGGAAACTCTCAGCAAAGTCAAAGAGCAAAACCAAAGCATAGGATTTGTCCCAACCATGGGAGCTTTGCATCGCGGACATATTCAACTTGTTGAGAAAGCAGTTGCCGACAACGATTGCGTTGTTGTTAGCATTTTTGTTAATCCTATACAATTCAACAATCCCGACGATTTAAAAAAATATCCGCGCAATTTAGATAAAGATGTTGAAATGTTGGAAGCTGCTGGTTGCAACTACGTATTTGCTCCTACCGTTGATGAAATGTACCCCGACGAAGAAACCAAAGTTTACGATTTCGGCAATTTGGATAAAGTAATGGAAGGCAAATTTCGTCCCGGACATTTCAACGGAGTAGGCGTTGTGGTCGATAAATTGTTTGATATTGTAAAGCCCGACAGAGCTTATTTCGGCAAAAAAGATTATCAGCAGTTGGCTATTGTAAAGCGTATGGTTGAAATAGAAAACCATGACATAG
This portion of the Lentimicrobiaceae bacterium genome encodes:
- a CDS encoding LUD domain-containing protein, with the translated sequence MIYSSSEQVFINNCKEAINDTALQDNINSNIKAHLKNVQKTEFAYNDLEKTKDNASYVKNKSIINLPQLLVTFEARFEANGGKVIWAQDAKEAISEIAKIISRNSERNLIYDNSLILNEISLTENMKKEGVTCYPSDFYSYYAESQNEVSTHYAYPFVHKSRSDIKNFIEQNFNKNESYNFPYEVKDKLIQQSKKSDVYVSSANFIVADCGCLCVSENEGSNLVSSALSKVQIYVVGIDKIVPQIKDLYLLLPLYSTYSYGKKLNTYNNIIFGPKNTLENREDEEVYVILLDNGRTKVLEQKNQRRALACINCGNCLNNSSVYKSIGGKVYGSTYVGPIGAVVTPLLNGFKDWKHLCMVESANPIISKKCPININIHELILYNRYYTYKHGMLTRTEKKLYLRYKKDILSRRRIDRLSLKRKIKMYNKIKEDLQLENKQFPNFAMSTFKQIYTTEQND
- a CDS encoding serine hydroxymethyltransferase: MKRDTKIFDLIKLEKERQMHGIELIASENFVSEQVLEAMGSVLTNKYAEGYPNRRYYGGCQIVDQTEQLAIDRAKELFGAEWANVQPHSGAQANMAVLLTVLKPGDKFLGFDLSHGGHLSHGSAVNSSGILYNPVFYQVDEDTGLVNYDKMEEIALAEKPKLIIAGASAYSRDWDFERMRKIADKVGAILMADIAHPAGLIARGLLNDPVPHCHIITTTTHKTLRGPRGGMILMGKDFDNPWGIKTNKGVVRKMSSLLDSAVFPGVQGGPLEHVIAAKAVAFGEALSDEFMQYIIQVKKNADIMAKAFVEKGYKLISNGTDNHLMLIDLRTKFPDITGRTVETVLEKADITVNKNMVPFDSRSAFATSGIRVGTPAITTRGVKEKDIPTIVDFIDTVISNHENEDVIKKVRKQVNELMSEFPLFAY
- the panC gene encoding pantoate--beta-alanine ligase; protein product: MTIIKEIKQLQETLSKVKEQNQSIGFVPTMGALHRGHIQLVEKAVADNDCVVVSIFVNPIQFNNPDDLKKYPRNLDKDVEMLEAAGCNYVFAPTVDEMYPDEETKVYDFGNLDKVMEGKFRPGHFNGVGVVVDKLFDIVKPDRAYFGKKDYQQLAIVKRMVEIENHDIEIIPCETVREEDGLAMSSRNLRLNEIQRREATTIYKSLVFALNNYKKYSPDELTKKVFTLIDENPEIRVEYVEIVDSVGLQKINSWDDANHAVMCVAAYLGEVRLIDNMELF